The Apostichopus japonicus isolate 1M-3 chromosome 1, ASM3797524v1, whole genome shotgun sequence DNA segment tttttgtcGTAAAGGGATTGGTAGTGTTTGAGTAAACTATGTACAATTAATGTACGAAAAAGATTACAATTATGAATGTTTAAAGATCTGATATCGGTAAATATCAGGCCTATGTACCATTTCTTCGATCTCATATCACCTAGTAGTACTTCTAAAGTACCCTCGTCGAATTTCCTGACGATTTCTTGACCACGTTGGATGGACCTATTTTTACATCTGGAGTTAACCTCTGTTTAGTCTAACCGGCCGACACAACATGAACGGATATTTTGTATGTAAAAAGTGCCATATTTAGACTTTTCTGTTTGCCAGTTCGGCGGTAGACCACACTGGTCGTGTCGAGTTGAGAATACGGGTGTATTAAAAAACACTAGCATAACTCAATTATTTAGATTTTCAGTTATAAACATGCTAGATCTATGTCAGGTAGCGTAGAAAGCTTCCAAACGTGAAGGGCTTAACGAAGAATTTGTTTTATCCTTCTAGAAACTTTCGATGTTTCATCTCAAAGTTTCGACGATTCAGTATCTTGCAGTTTGAATatctttaattaatttaaacgTTTGAAGAATAATCTTTAAGTTCGACTTTTCATCTTAATTTTTGTGACGTTTATAAACGAATCTTATGTCTCAAAGTCGACGTCTTATCTTGACATCTCAACAAACTTTAGGTTTTGTTCGTAtccaaatttcaacattttactaACCAAAGTTAATCTCAAAAGTGTTCTTTTACAATCAAATTTGTAGCGAATCAATGTTAACACTTTTGACGTGTTTCCCATATGCGTAGAATTCATCCAAGAATTCTTATCTCTCAGCtaaaaaatgtaacatattacATACGATTTAAATGTGACGTTTAATGTCGAAATGCCAAcgatttatatcaaaagtttgGCCTGTTACCTCTTAATTTCATGCCTTTGTTCTTCAAATGTTGAtgatttatctcaaaatattttataagaGTACAAAATGGATTCCTGAGTTGTTCATTTGTTCAAAGTGAGTTGTCAGTAACGATGACGATTAAGTCACTAAATTGATTTCTGTCTTGCAAAAATACCGGTACATTCCCTCCTCTCTCCCCTAGTCGTTTAACCTTAGGGACGACCTTGTATAAACAGTTCGGTGTTACTCGAGTGTTACGGGGTCTTTTTAGACCCCAAATAATGAATGACGTATCATATTTATGACGCTCTTCAAAGTGTAATTTACAGTTATTATAGCGTCCTTACTGTACATACGTACTCAGCCTTGTACACTGAACATACGAACTCTGGACTGTcattaatttattatattttttaagcaGACTCAAAAGCGTGACGTTCGTGGACATTCAGAGAGAATTATAATAACGAAATTAGGCTTAGACTGTGTGTTCTTGTGACTAGACGTTCTTAATTATAGTTATTTTGCGTCTTTCCAGGATTCCGCTGCATAACCTCGTGGCTACTGATGGTTTTTATCTTGGCTAGCATGTTAACAACAGTGTCGGGCTACGGGTATGATGCCCCAGCCGAAAATAGACAAGAACTTAGAGAAGTGTTGCATGGGCTCTACGAAAAACGTAAAGAATGATAGATTCAGAAAAAGTGTATCCGGTATGTCAAAATGAGGTTCATATTTGGTTTTATGTAATCACTAAATGGtcaatattgaatatatatatgaccaATAGATacactattttattattaaacatATCAATATAACTTACAGTTATACAAAGCTATTAAATTACACATTCACGAAAAGtggaatcactgtggtcgagtggtacgcaTTTTGGTCTGTGACAAATAGGTAAGGTGTTTAATTCCTACTTTCACCTGAATAGTCCCAACCGGAAGAAACCGGTGGTAAAATGGAAATCTTTtggtgtttttgtctttattaaatatatatatatatatatatatatatatatatatatatatatatacgaataaaaataaataaaagaccCTGTGAAACAACTATGCCGTATTTAGAGAacggctggatctcgagtgaggaacaaaccaaaacaactaACTTAAGTAattgattggaagtaaaacagcccaTGTTTggttttgcagagctttcgagcaaaactagctccttttcagtgcatgatcaccgaaagtgacaagaaGTAGCAGGAATTTTTGATATGGTCTTAATATGTTGAGTAGTTCTCATTCTTAGTTAGTTTTTTTCGACTCTCCAACGTATTGTGTGTGTAAATTGCAAattttgcagtagatgaggtaaattaCATTTTTAGAGTGTCTTTTATTTTCTGCCGGATTCGGAACGTCCATGTACTTtagttgctctgaaaggccccagtAGAATCGATAAGTAAGCAAGTCTTGCAagtttgtgtacagggcgatgatcctgcaTTTTCGGCTCTGTTTGTTCCTGATTAATGATACCCGAAATAAAATGTCCCGTAGGTTTCTAGGTCTTGTAAATCAAATAACAGGTGGATCTGAGAAAACTGATATCAGACGTTCTGTGCTTTGAAGTTatgtgaaaattcttctgaatgatattggCCGGTGTTGGAAGAAGAGGGTGGAAACCAGTAACCAGAACtggtttgaggggggggggggggggttgtacgtcaatgtttgaGTGCGGGTTTGCTTTTCGCcatttgatggcattttcaatagaaCCCCGAAACTACTGTCTGTTGAGAAgatgttgtgacagttctttggTGCGAGAATCAAAATCGACCTCAGAAGAGCAAATGCGTCAAAAAGCGCAACGATTGACTACTATGTATTCTGAGTGAGATACAAAAATTGAATTAAGTGGGTGATAGGGAGTAAAATGACCAATGATTGGTTTTGCAGAGCTATTGAACAAAACTAGCTCTGAGAATGACTAAACATAGATTTGCGATCAAAACAGTTAAGTtcaaccaacctgttgcaaataaCTCCCAATGACTCACAATCTCCCAAATCATTCGATTGAAAAATAACGTGTATTTGCCATCGAccaaaacgattcttggacagactAATCTAGAAAAGGAAAGACAATTTCCAGGAACTAAATCTAAATATCACGGCACCATTTGATTTAAACACCAGAAACGATCGACAGTCCCAAATAAGTCAAAACAATTCTTTTGAAATTACGGGATCAGAAACGGACTAAAATAATCCGACACGGATGTGAAATTAATCCTATTTTTTCCAAACCTTCTGCTAATcaagcagaaatcagtaagtcgcgtTTGCTTCATATTTATGTCGACAATCTTCTATATaaaaaagttttcatttatgaTACTCCTGCTACTTCCCAGAAAGAAATTGGAAGCCTCCCAGCATGCAGAATTGCCTATAAACCTACCTCAAGAAACAGACAGCAACACAAAAACCCAACATCCAATTAGAAGATGAAAGGATTCAACAACTAAGGGGCAAGTTCCTCGACAAGTGTACAGCACCAACGCATGATCTTCATCAGCTTATAATAAATCAACTTAGGAGTTCGGTCTTTATAATGGAATCACCCCACTCACTTGCATCGATGCAAAAATTTGGGGCCACCACCAACAGAGGAACTTAATTTGTGTTTACAACTCTATCCATGTCCAGATCCCACCATGAGAAGCTAGCAGCATAACAACCTACATCTCTTCTGTAACGTCCGTTCATCGACACCACCGACAATGAAGCCTCTCCTCCGTGACGTCTAGCATCGTCAGTCCAGTCTTTAAAGCCAGCCACCACTCATCGTTTCCCTTAAATAAATGAAGTCGCCATCAATATTTACAAAACGATAATTATATCAATCAAGGATTATGCAGCACCGGTCATCTCACACATCACAGAAAACCAACTAGAAAAATTAGACGCAATACAAAGGAGAGCTTGCCGCATCGTCTACCACCTCGACTTCTAGACTCCTACAGAAGACACCATCGGTTTAGCTCAACTACCTACTGTACAATAAGCCAACGACTGAACTCCCCCTCAGGGACAACTTCTTAGACAAATGTCAACGAGAAGGCCACCATCTACATCAATTCATCCAGAACCAACCCCAACATCCAAAACTGCTGCCGAACACCCCATTTCATAACATACATTATGAAACAGACATATTTTCACACAGCCACCACCATCTCCACACCGCCAGCCTCCGAAGCCACCACAGGGACAGATCGCGCCGTCACCAACATAGATGACTTCCAACATCAACATCCACTAACTTGGACCTCCAGGACAACGAAATTAATTGAAACCACTAATTCGGGCACCGTACTCAAATACAGTCCTCTCTCAGCCCTCCGCCTTGTCACGTCCTTACCCaacttacataaaaaaaatcaaaaactcAAAATTAACGGTCTAGTCTCTATTTTCCCGGCTAGGTTTCGGCCTAGGTTACTGAAGCGCCCTCGGGCGGAAAAAGTTACGAGACATATTAATACCTTAGTTAACTTGGAGGTCAGACGATAAAAAATTAAATGGTACAtttttgttgaattgtttaacaATTCGCAAAGCAACGTGAGTTATTTAACgtaaatattgttttgtattttcttcgTTCTTAAATTGTAATCCACGAATACTCCGCACAACACGCCAACACAAACATTTGAACAAAGTAACTACACATGTCGGTATCGTTATGATTACTGATTAACTTTTGTAATAGTCGTTAATCTCTATACGGACAGGCATTCCTTAATAATAACTTAGACAAATGAAAACACCTGCCAGCATATGTAGCAAAAATCTAAATAAGactttattatattaaatattgcgCTGTATCTTATAATCATTCAAACTTTTGTACGGATAAACGTTTCATTGACCTACCAACTCTTTGCTAAGAGGTGAAAAAGTATCTCATAGATACATACAACAACTTTACTTACTCCTACTTGTGCTATAACGTACTATTTTTTCCCCACATAATTCGAGTTAGTATCAACAAATTaattagtttttaattttaaataaggATTATTTTTACTATCAAAAAGTCAAAGTAGCATATGTTATAGGCACGACAGACATAACATTTATGTGACAATTTGGTGAAAAAATGTCTAAAATGATTGTATCGCTGTAATGCATCCATGCAAGGTAAAGAGTGCCTAATAATTATACACTTAATCTCTTGACTAAATCATCAAAGTTCTTTTGCTCCATAGATTCACGAAAGTCTTCACTCTACGTAATAGGTACAAGCTCATTTTTTCGATAGCTGGCATATTGGTCATTCATTGCGTCTTAAATACAATACGTATCATAATCACGTAAATACTTAGCTAGGAGAGATCTGTTTTGATCAGTGAACTAGAACCACTCACTCTAACTACCAATAAATTGCTTAATCTGTTCCCGGGGTACAATTACGTAATCTATAACTTGCTCGGTTTTTACACCACctatattattttggaaaagTTACAGATTAAATTGAAAATACTTTTCCAGTTTGATAACCTTTATGAAGGAAATTCTGCTCTTATTTCTATTTACGACAGGCTTTCTGTGATGGAGAAGTGTTGGAATACTGACGTATTGGAATTGTGGAGTATTTTATATCAAGAGGTAGAAAGGAATCACAGAAAACCTcagaatatttatatttttcctcCCACGTTCAGTTTCTTTCAAGTAATTTATCAAAGAcagtgaaaaccttgaaaaaaacAACTGCTCATGTCGGCTACTGCAGAAAGAATCCtatttgtcattgtcaattGCAACAGAAGTACAAGCACttaaaatgttaatttacaTACTGCGTACGAGTGTTGACATTGCCTTCAAGGCAAGAAATCAACTTTGTAGGTTGgattttaattaattactttattttattttttatatcaacCGCAAAGTAAACACATTTGATAATTTTGTGTAACAAAGGTAATATGCGGACCTTAATACCATTTAACGCttggtttatatatttcattttggtaaagtAGGGTCTGTGTAGGCGTTGACTAACAAATTATAATTAGAAACAGGTGAGGAATGTTTGTCATTGTATTACTAATCAAACAACTCCCGATGAACACACGAAATAAAGTTGCAATCAATCAAGTAATATATCTTAGTAACAAATATTACGAATATAAGAATGTGATAAAAAAGAATTGAGACATTATTCAACGAGACGTTTACAGACAAGAATTACAAGTTTACTCGAAGAAATGATGACTTTCACCATCCGCATGGTGGTTGTGGCTACAGGGATCTTTGGGAACATTGCTCTCGGGCTGGACGATAAGGTAAATCAAACGTTAAGAAGTTAAGAATGAAAGCTAAGGAAGTTGGATGGTTCATATAAATTGCTGATCTACCTTTTCAATCATGCAACTTGATTAATCGTGAATATTTGGAGACCCATAccgaaaaatatataatatatagtttaacatatttaaattgattaaagtTTAGATTCATTGATATTTGTATATCTACTATCtctaaaataacaataataaaccaATTTTAATTGTTGTGATATATCACCTGCACCAAATGTCGACGTCAGACTTCTTGGAAAACTTTTTCGATATAACTTGTCACATGTTCACTCAGACTGCATTGTAGGTCAGTCGGTACTAAGTTTCTTGATCATATTTACTTCTTGAATTTTCCTGAAATCAGAAGACCGGAGACAATATACAACATCTACCCCTCCCAAAAATTAGATTTGCTTATTACAGAAACAGCAATGGTTAATATATGACAGTTGTCAGCATAAGTAcgtatacattttatattatattttattgtcaGTAAAAATCAAGATTACTGTGTTGACAGACAATGTCATGTCTCTCAATGTACGTCGGAAAAAAAGAAGTGAAGATAATATGTGGATCGTAACTTGTAGTGAAGTTGGTGACGGTGGCTAGAGCCCCCATGAGTTGTGttggtgttgttgttgttataaccgCTCATCTTATATTAAGGCTAAATATTGCTAAATAATATATGgaaataagataatacagaaGGTTCGGTTTCAATTTAAGGAACCATCCGAAATTGTAAATACGTTTCTTCATAGATACCGTAAACTTACTCCGACTTGCATTATTATATAAGGTAGAAGAAAGATCAATTATGTCTAAATCAGAATTTATTCTGAATAAATAATTagattaatgaattaattagaTTAATTCAGCAAGACGGCATTTGATGTCTCCATGTAATCTCTGGGTACAGGGTTGTGGTCGAGCAGCACAAAGGGCGGTGGCATAGAAGGAATGTAGCCTACCATATGGGATGTCTTGGGTTCGTTCCTTGACCGACCAAAGTAAATGGCGTTTACCTCCAGGAAACATCTACGGTTTTGCCATCTGCAATGGAttgtaaatattcaaaataatcTAAAACTGTAAATCGAAAAGCCACCCGACGTCAGGTTACAAGCCATTGCGACAGAGTATCGTAAAATAACTGCCTTGAGACTGAAAGAGGACAAGATTTACAACCGGGATTGATGGGACTGGGGCTAAGGCCCTCAATATTAGGTTCAAATTTGGAAGGGAGATGGAAGAAAAGGGAAAGACGTGTATAGTAACTGACCATTCGAAACCCCTAAGATTCTTCATTTGACTTACATTGTTTTTGTCTAACATTAATCCTTTTCTTCTATGTGATAATATTATGGTGTacaagtaagttggcctgacgtttcgatcctagaaggatcttcttcagaggctaaatgactcGTAACAGTAACTTAAGGGACAATAACACGCACAGattacagacaggttaatgagcatggtaaACACAAAGGGATAAATGTAAGGGGAtcagtagacaagggatggaaagaagaaagaatgaaaCCAGCAGGGGAAGGGAGAGGTAGGAGGTAAACAGTAGAAGGACAAAACAAAGAGAGGATTacgggaagggggtagggaataaactagagaaggacaaagacagaaaggtgagGAGAAAAAAGGgatggaagagagctatgagaagaggagtgacaaggggggggggtgagaagaaaatatattattgttgttattattgttagtGTCTTTACCTTTTTAGGAAATTATCACTCCAAATGCACCCTACCAATGCCCTCTCACCTCTCAACCAGTGATGTATCGCGACTGTAGCGAAATACAGGCTGAATGTCATTCACAAGCCAGTGGGGTATATCAAATTCAACCAGAGGGATATGGTGCATTTAAGGTGTATTGCGATTTCGACACTGACgaaggaggatggacggtaacaacgtttttgttcattaatttatttattctacTCGCTTGTTTGGAATGtgatacatgtttatatattccGCCTAACACAGTAGAACGCATAGGGCACGGTTGTTGTCAGTCTACAGGGGTTTGCGCAAATATCAACCATGATGGATGTCTTATGTTCTACTAAGGTAGATGTCTAGGGAACCTTTGATGAAGCGCGCAAGTGTCATTTACTTCCTATTACCCTGCCTGACAGCTCTCATATATAGCCTTCGCATAAAAAGTTTCTATTAGGTCTTACAGCCTTGGAACGTTAATTCAAATTTCTGAACGTACCCATTTTACTTCACTCAGCTCTACAAGGAATGAAATGGTCCTGACACTTGACGCATACGTCTGGTCAACGAACCTCGTGATACATGAAATTGTATCATGTATACGTATCTTTAGATTTGATGATCACGTCTTTTACATTCCTACCCTACAGGTGTTTCAACGACGCTTGGACGGATCAGTCAATTTTGATAAACTGTGGACTGATTACAAAAATGGCTTCGGCTTTCTAAACACAGAATTCTGGCTTGGTAATGAAAAACTTGCCTACCTCACCGCTCAGAAGAACTACGAGTTACGAATAGATTTCCGAAACAAACACGGAGACCCCTACTACGCATCATATGATCACTTTCGTGTTGGTGACTCGGGCAATTACTATAATCTTTTGTTGGGGGTATACTCCGGAAATAGTGGTAGGTGTAATCTCAACCGATAGTCTCGGAGAGTTATTAATCGGTTTAAATGATAACTAAAGCAAGATTTTAGACTTTTTATGTCAGAGCCCTAGAAGGAAAGAGAGGAATAAAGAgtgctagtaatgtttctataactACTCCGGTTTTCGAGATATtcagatttaaaatatatttctggAAGGCTCCTTTCAGGCTAAACTGAAGGTGATTCTGGCATCTCATCAGCAGGTGAAAATatgaatgttaatttatcttttatcaattttaatat contains these protein-coding regions:
- the LOC139967888 gene encoding fibrinogen-like protein A isoform X1, with translation MMTFTIRMVVVATGIFGNIALGLDDKEIITPNAPYQCPLTSQPVMYRDCSEIQAECHSQASGVYQIQPEGYGAFKVYCDFDTDEGGWTVFQRRLDGSVNFDKLWTDYKNGFGFLNTEFWLGNEKLAYLTAQKNYELRIDFRNKHGDPYYASYDHFRVGDSGNYYNLLLGVYSGNSGNDALDYHRNMSFSTSDADHDEHDNSNCASVNGGGWWFKTCDTSNLNGRYGIEEDVGAVEWNGLPGGSYALKFTEMKIRP
- the LOC139967888 gene encoding fibrinogen-like protein A isoform X2, which encodes MMTFTIRMVVVATGIFGNIALGLDDKVFQRRLDGSVNFDKLWTDYKNGFGFLNTEFWLGNEKLAYLTAQKNYELRIDFRNKHGDPYYASYDHFRVGDSGNYYNLLLGVYSGNSGNDALDYHRNMSFSTSDADHDEHDNSNCASVNGGGWWFKTCDTSNLNGRYGIEEDVGAVEWNGLPGGSYALKFTEMKIRP